In Bartonella machadoae, a single genomic region encodes these proteins:
- a CDS encoding site-specific DNA-methyltransferase, with amino-acid sequence MTVIQLQKDFVHTFSRGPWRNKIFKGDCVAVLEKLPKHSVDMIFADPPYNLQLDGALYRPDHSLVDAVDDAWDQFESFAAYDAFTRAWLLACRRVLKPNGTIWVIGSYHNIFRVGTALQDLGFWMLNDIVWRKNNPMPNFRGRRFQNAHETLIWAVRDQKDKKYTFNYDALKAANEDLQMRSDWLFPLCTGSERLKDEAGRKLHPTQKPQALLARIIMASSKPGDVILDPFFGSGTTGAVAKLLGRDFVGIEREQDYIDAACERIAAVKPLNKPELAILDKKKAEPRVAFNSLLEAGLLHPGEVLYDRKKQVSAIVRADGTVMHGGEAGSIHAMGRKAQDSQSCNGWTFWYYEENGRLKSIDDLRMIIRSQMLKNGVL; translated from the coding sequence ATGACAGTTATTCAGCTTCAAAAAGATTTTGTTCACACTTTTTCACGGGGACCATGGCGCAATAAAATTTTCAAAGGAGATTGTGTTGCTGTATTGGAAAAACTTCCCAAACATTCAGTTGATATGATTTTTGCTGATCCTCCTTATAATTTGCAATTGGATGGTGCTTTATATCGTCCAGATCATTCGCTTGTTGACGCGGTTGATGATGCATGGGATCAGTTTGAGAGTTTTGCTGCTTATGACGCTTTTACACGGGCATGGTTGCTTGCTTGTCGTCGTGTCTTAAAACCCAATGGGACAATTTGGGTTATAGGATCTTACCATAATATTTTTCGCGTTGGTACGGCGTTGCAAGATTTAGGTTTTTGGATGCTCAATGATATCGTTTGGCGTAAAAATAATCCTATGCCTAATTTTCGAGGACGCCGCTTTCAAAATGCTCATGAGACGCTTATTTGGGCTGTTCGAGATCAAAAGGATAAAAAATATACATTTAATTATGATGCTTTAAAAGCTGCGAATGAAGATCTACAAATGCGTTCAGATTGGCTTTTCCCTCTGTGTACAGGTTCTGAACGTTTAAAAGATGAGGCAGGGCGCAAATTACATCCAACACAAAAGCCACAAGCATTATTAGCCCGTATTATTATGGCTTCTAGTAAGCCTGGTGATGTTATTCTTGATCCGTTTTTTGGTTCGGGGACGACAGGTGCTGTTGCAAAACTTTTAGGGCGTGATTTTGTAGGTATTGAACGTGAACAAGACTACATTGATGCGGCATGTGAAAGAATTGCTGCGGTTAAACCTTTAAATAAACCGGAATTAGCAATTTTGGATAAGAAAAAAGCAGAACCGCGTGTAGCATTCAATAGTTTACTTGAAGCAGGTTTGCTTCATCCTGGAGAAGTTCTTTATGATCGCAAGAAGCAAGTATCTGCTATTGTAAGGGCTGATGGTACGGTTATGCATGGTGGTGAAGCCGGTTCTATTCATGCAATGGGACGAAAGGCTCAAGATTCACAAAGCTGTAATGGTTGGACTTTCTGGTATTATGAGGAAAATGGACGATTGAAATCAATAGATGACCTAAGAATGATAATACGTTCTCAGATGTTAAAAAACGGCGTCCTATGA
- the mutY gene encoding A/G-specific adenine glycosylase — protein sequence MYEISSRLLSWYDQKHRHLPWRITPKEQKQGIHPDPYQVWLSEIMLQQTTVEAVKPYFQKFLKLWPDLSSLAKAPQEDIMKAWAGLGYYSRARNLINCAKQLIENYEGQFPQSVKILQTLPGIGDYTAAAIAAIAFNHPVAVIDSNVERVVTRLFAIAAVLPKAKAEIREKTQKITSLNRPGDFAQAMMDLGATLCTPRNPSCYLCPLQKLCRAEKMKRPESFPVKAPKKERPSKNGVAFVVLNEKEQIYLEKRQGKKLLGGMTQIPNNIGINNENSLQNAPFIANWQFKGQVTHVFTHFSLKLDVYYTQSVHEMNREDGWWCDIQNLADEALPTVMKKAISVAIPNSFRLK from the coding sequence ATGTACGAAATTTCTTCGCGCCTCCTATCTTGGTACGATCAAAAGCACCGACATTTACCATGGCGGATTACCCCCAAAGAACAAAAACAAGGTATCCACCCTGATCCCTACCAAGTTTGGCTTTCTGAAATTATGCTTCAACAAACAACTGTCGAAGCCGTGAAACCTTATTTTCAAAAATTTCTAAAACTTTGGCCTGACCTTTCCTCTTTAGCAAAAGCCCCACAAGAGGATATTATGAAAGCATGGGCTGGACTTGGCTATTATTCACGCGCACGCAATCTTATAAATTGTGCTAAGCAGCTTATTGAAAACTACGAAGGACAATTTCCGCAATCCGTAAAAATATTGCAAACTCTTCCTGGTATTGGAGACTACACCGCTGCTGCCATTGCCGCAATTGCTTTTAACCACCCTGTAGCAGTGATTGATAGTAATGTTGAACGTGTTGTTACCCGCTTATTTGCTATTGCTGCAGTCTTGCCAAAAGCAAAAGCTGAAATCAGAGAAAAAACACAAAAAATTACCTCTTTAAATCGCCCTGGAGACTTTGCTCAAGCAATGATGGATCTAGGAGCAACTCTTTGCACACCACGCAATCCATCTTGTTACCTCTGCCCTCTTCAAAAGCTGTGTAGAGCAGAAAAGATGAAAAGACCGGAATCTTTTCCAGTTAAAGCACCTAAAAAAGAACGCCCTTCAAAAAATGGCGTTGCCTTTGTCGTTCTTAATGAAAAGGAACAAATTTATTTAGAAAAACGACAAGGTAAAAAACTTCTCGGTGGAATGACGCAAATTCCTAACAATATTGGAATAAACAACGAAAACAGTCTTCAAAACGCGCCCTTTATCGCCAATTGGCAATTCAAAGGGCAAGTTACACATGTTTTTACCCACTTCTCTCTAAAACTCGATGTTTATTATACTCAAAGTGTTCACGAAATGAATCGTGAAGATGGTTGGTGGTGCGATATCCAGAATCTTGCTGACGAAGCACTGCCTACTGTTATGAAAAAAGCTATTTCTGTAGCTATTCCCAATTCTTTTCGGTTGAAATAA
- a CDS encoding DUF721 domain-containing protein: MSKQFKKRHFYSLSETVSRMLDPVLCKRTGLNMALIEHWPQIAGHDIAVHTMPLKIIWKCRAHQDDVFQPATLVVTCEGFSALKLMHETDELLRRINVFFGYIAIDRIKIEQRCISVLKNHLPMKSGPNEKDKKRIENMLKEVEDESLRQSLYELGCCIFAEKNNK, translated from the coding sequence ATGAGCAAACAATTTAAAAAGCGCCATTTTTATTCTCTTTCTGAGACAGTATCTCGTATGCTTGATCCGGTTTTATGTAAACGGACAGGGCTTAACATGGCTCTTATAGAGCATTGGCCACAGATTGCAGGTCATGATATAGCTGTGCATACAATGCCGCTTAAAATTATTTGGAAATGTCGCGCTCATCAAGATGACGTTTTTCAACCAGCAACACTTGTTGTCACATGTGAAGGTTTCTCTGCTTTAAAATTGATGCATGAAACAGATGAATTGCTTCGTAGAATTAATGTTTTTTTTGGATATATTGCTATTGATCGTATTAAGATTGAACAAAGGTGTATATCTGTTTTAAAAAATCACTTACCGATGAAGTCTGGTCCGAATGAAAAAGACAAAAAACGTATAGAAAATATGCTTAAAGAGGTTGAAGATGAAAGTCTACGCCAATCACTTTATGAACTTGGCTGTTGCATTTTTGCAGAAAAAAATAATAAATAG
- a CDS encoding DsbA family protein, which yields MLKFRSLLSFRIIFLLITAIQISVAGAAARDIKPVATVDMVELLQSGKVKDRFEGDKNAPVTIVEYASLTCIHCADFYNNVLPQIRKKYIKTGKVKLIFRDYAFDPRATAGFMLARCAPEDRYFPLIEVLFQKQQEWVWEKDALTPLRKIGLMAGFTDESFNACLKNQSLLDEVNASFERGKELGVTATPTFFINGNKYEGVMSVESFFSVIDSFLKN from the coding sequence ATGCTAAAATTTCGTTCTTTGTTGTCTTTCAGGATAATTTTTCTTTTAATAACGGCTATCCAAATCAGTGTAGCGGGGGCAGCTGCTAGGGATATTAAGCCAGTTGCGACTGTTGATATGGTTGAACTTCTTCAATCGGGTAAGGTTAAGGATAGGTTTGAGGGGGACAAGAATGCACCCGTAACAATTGTTGAATATGCTTCATTGACATGTATTCATTGTGCAGATTTTTATAATAATGTCCTTCCGCAAATTCGTAAAAAATATATTAAAACGGGAAAAGTAAAACTTATTTTTCGAGATTATGCTTTTGATCCTAGAGCAACGGCGGGTTTTATGTTGGCACGATGTGCACCAGAAGACCGCTATTTCCCTTTGATCGAAGTTTTATTTCAAAAACAGCAGGAATGGGTTTGGGAAAAAGATGCTTTAACACCATTGAGAAAAATTGGCTTAATGGCTGGTTTTACAGACGAAAGTTTTAATGCTTGTCTAAAAAATCAGTCACTTTTAGATGAAGTGAATGCATCTTTTGAGCGTGGTAAAGAGCTTGGTGTTACTGCAACACCTACATTCTTTATTAACGGTAATAAGTATGAAGGTGTTATGTCAGTAGAATCTTTCTTTTCGGTCATTGATAGTTTTCTTAAAAACTAA
- the ppdK gene encoding pyruvate, phosphate dikinase, whose translation MTKWVYSFGDGHTEGSASERNLLGGKGANLAEMSHLGLPVPPGFTLTTEVCNFYYAHDKSYPQELQEAVTQALKGIGEQTGREFGNEEKPLLLSVRSGARASMPGMMDTVLNLGMNDKTVQAIALQTNNERFAYDSYRRFIQMYSHVVLGLDHSHFEEILDDAKIRNGYAVDTEMTAADWKDVIVSYKAYVEEKLGKPFPQDPEQQLWGAIGAVFSSWMTARAITYRRLHNIPESWGTAVNVQAMVFGNMGEDSATGVAFTRNPSTGEKELYGEFLVNAQGEDVVAGIRTPQNITENARIVAGSNKPSLEKIMPEAFLKLCQIAQKLEQHYRDMQDLEFTIEKGKLWMLQTRSGKRTARAALKMATEMVEEGLISREEAVLRIDAKSLDQLLHPTLDPKAERFVIARGLPASPGAATGEIVFTSEEAETASTEGRKVILVRVETSPEDIHGMHAAEGILTTRGGMTSHAAVVARGMGKPCISGAGNVRIDYNTKTMFASGQNFKEGDVITIDGGSGEIFKGKVAMLQPELCGDFAKLMEWADGIRRIRVRANAETPSDARMGRSFGAEGIGLCRTEHMFFSGERIVAMREMILSNDESGRRKALDKLLPMQRSDFSELFEIMCGLPVTIRLLDPPLHEFLPKTDAEIFEVATAMGVSVDALSARAQQLHEFNPMLGLRGCRLAITYPEIAEMQARAIFEAAAEAAQKSGSPVMLEIMVPLIALKSELDFVKAHIDKVANEVIKEKGQNIQYMVGTMIELPRAALRADEIAETAEFFSFGTNDLTQTTFGISRDDAAPFLATYFQKGLLEQDPFVSIDRDGVGELVSIAAQRGRSRREKIKLGICGEHGGDPASIALCEENGLDYVSCSPFRVPIARLAAAQSALAIKI comes from the coding sequence ATGACAAAATGGGTTTATAGTTTTGGTGATGGCCATACAGAAGGAAGCGCAAGTGAGCGCAATCTTCTCGGCGGTAAAGGGGCGAATTTAGCTGAAATGAGTCATCTTGGTTTGCCTGTACCTCCTGGATTTACTCTTACGACAGAAGTTTGTAATTTTTATTATGCCCATGATAAGTCATATCCACAAGAATTACAGGAAGCTGTTACACAAGCGCTTAAAGGCATTGGTGAACAAACAGGACGTGAATTTGGTAACGAAGAAAAGCCGCTTTTGCTGTCTGTTCGCTCTGGAGCCCGTGCTTCTATGCCAGGAATGATGGATACGGTACTTAATCTTGGAATGAATGATAAGACTGTACAAGCAATTGCTTTACAAACCAATAATGAACGCTTTGCTTATGACAGTTATCGCCGTTTTATCCAAATGTATTCTCATGTTGTTTTGGGATTAGATCATTCTCATTTTGAAGAAATTCTTGATGATGCAAAAATACGCAATGGTTATGCTGTCGATACAGAGATGACAGCGGCTGATTGGAAAGATGTCATTGTTTCTTATAAAGCATATGTTGAAGAGAAGTTAGGGAAACCTTTTCCACAAGATCCTGAACAACAATTGTGGGGAGCAATTGGAGCAGTTTTTTCAAGTTGGATGACAGCACGTGCAATTACTTATCGTCGTTTACATAATATTCCTGAAAGTTGGGGAACAGCAGTAAATGTACAGGCGATGGTGTTTGGTAATATGGGTGAAGATTCGGCAACGGGTGTTGCTTTTACCCGCAATCCATCAACAGGTGAGAAAGAGCTTTACGGTGAATTTTTAGTGAATGCGCAGGGTGAAGATGTTGTCGCAGGCATTCGAACACCCCAAAATATTACAGAAAATGCACGTATTGTTGCGGGCTCAAATAAACCATCCTTGGAAAAAATCATGCCCGAAGCTTTTTTGAAGTTGTGTCAGATCGCACAGAAGCTTGAGCAGCATTATCGCGATATGCAGGATCTCGAATTCACCATTGAAAAAGGTAAATTGTGGATGTTACAGACTCGTTCGGGAAAGCGAACCGCACGTGCTGCTCTAAAAATGGCAACTGAAATGGTGGAAGAAGGATTAATCAGTCGTGAAGAAGCGGTGTTGCGAATAGATGCAAAGTCACTCGATCAACTTCTCCATCCAACACTTGATCCTAAAGCAGAGCGTTTTGTTATTGCACGTGGGTTACCTGCTTCTCCAGGAGCAGCAACGGGTGAAATTGTTTTTACTTCAGAAGAGGCAGAAACTGCCTCCACGGAAGGTCGTAAAGTTATTTTGGTGCGTGTAGAGACAAGCCCAGAAGATATTCACGGTATGCATGCTGCGGAAGGGATTTTGACGACGCGTGGTGGTATGACAAGTCATGCTGCTGTGGTCGCGCGTGGTATGGGGAAACCATGTATTTCTGGTGCTGGTAATGTACGCATTGATTATAACACAAAGACAATGTTTGCTTCAGGGCAAAATTTTAAAGAGGGTGATGTTATTACCATTGATGGTGGGAGTGGAGAAATTTTCAAAGGGAAAGTTGCGATGTTGCAACCTGAGCTTTGTGGAGATTTTGCAAAATTGATGGAGTGGGCTGATGGGATACGGCGTATAAGAGTTCGCGCCAATGCTGAAACACCCTCTGATGCACGTATGGGGCGTTCCTTTGGAGCTGAAGGTATTGGACTTTGCCGCACGGAACATATGTTTTTTTCTGGTGAACGTATTGTGGCCATGCGTGAAATGATTTTAAGTAATGATGAAAGTGGACGTCGTAAAGCATTGGATAAGCTTTTGCCAATGCAGCGCTCGGACTTTAGTGAATTATTTGAAATTATGTGTGGTTTGCCTGTTACTATCCGTTTACTAGATCCACCATTACATGAATTTTTGCCAAAAACAGACGCAGAAATCTTTGAAGTTGCAACGGCTATGGGTGTCTCAGTAGATGCGCTTTCTGCACGTGCACAGCAATTACACGAATTTAACCCTATGCTTGGATTAAGGGGATGTCGTTTAGCTATTACTTATCCCGAAATCGCAGAAATGCAGGCGCGGGCTATTTTTGAAGCAGCAGCAGAAGCTGCTCAAAAATCCGGCTCTCCTGTTATGCTTGAAATTATGGTGCCACTTATTGCGCTGAAATCTGAACTTGATTTTGTAAAAGCCCATATTGATAAGGTTGCTAATGAAGTGATCAAGGAAAAGGGTCAGAATATTCAGTACATGGTTGGAACGATGATTGAGCTTCCAAGGGCTGCTCTTCGAGCGGATGAAATTGCCGAAACAGCTGAATTTTTTTCATTTGGAACAAACGATTTGACGCAAACGACTTTTGGAATTTCACGTGATGATGCTGCTCCCTTTTTAGCAACCTATTTTCAAAAAGGACTTTTAGAACAAGATCCTTTCGTATCGATTGACCGTGATGGAGTAGGGGAACTCGTTTCTATTGCTGCACAGCGGGGGCGTTCACGACGGGAAAAAATTAAACTGGGAATTTGTGGTGAACACGGAGGTGACCCTGCGTCTATTGCCTTATGTGAAGAAAATGGTCTTGATTATGTTTCATGTTCTCCTTTTCGGGTGCCAATTGCACGTTTAGCAGCAGCACAATCGGCTCTTGCAATAAAAATATAA
- a CDS encoding peptidoglycan-binding domain-containing protein — MVKKQKKRRIKNVKQRKYYSSIVITFFLIIGYFLFWIAKTLCFYTRKNTSLFAGLILFTISFGFVSFNALFSQMIMHQDAFTKMKSAFDADIERNSPFPEKEEKFRAVSQETSGPFLNPLQKNSSVPALSENILKMQKKLAKLGFYDGPLDGREGPKTRRAIALWKEQTAHKIQKNILPKTATDEIAILIKRSEKEMINETIETKDMPRFKETVSEPLVADIIQVQKALRIFGHHEVVVTGIEDQKTIEALKQFQKMFDLPITGKMDHTVLVKMYEVGLLN, encoded by the coding sequence ATGGTAAAAAAGCAAAAAAAACGCAGAATAAAAAACGTAAAACAGCGTAAATACTATAGTAGTATTGTTATAACATTTTTTCTTATAATCGGATATTTTCTTTTTTGGATAGCAAAAACACTTTGTTTTTATACAAGGAAAAATACTTCATTGTTTGCTGGGTTAATTCTTTTTACTATTAGTTTTGGATTTGTTTCATTTAATGCTTTATTTTCACAAATGATAATGCATCAAGATGCCTTTACTAAAATGAAGAGCGCATTTGATGCAGATATAGAACGAAACTCCCCTTTTCCTGAAAAAGAAGAAAAATTTCGCGCAGTTTCTCAAGAAACTTCTGGTCCATTTCTAAACCCTTTACAGAAAAATTCATCTGTTCCTGCTTTATCAGAAAACATACTAAAAATGCAAAAAAAGTTAGCAAAGCTAGGATTTTATGATGGTCCTTTAGATGGAAGAGAGGGACCTAAAACGCGTCGTGCCATAGCACTTTGGAAAGAACAAACAGCTCACAAAATACAAAAAAATATTTTACCTAAAACCGCAACAGATGAAATTGCCATATTAATTAAACGTAGTGAAAAAGAAATGATAAATGAAACAATAGAAACAAAAGATATGCCACGCTTCAAAGAGACTGTTTCAGAACCTCTTGTTGCAGATATTATACAAGTGCAAAAAGCTTTACGCATTTTTGGTCATCACGAGGTGGTTGTCACGGGTATAGAAGATCAGAAAACAATCGAAGCCTTAAAACAGTTTCAAAAAATGTTTGATCTTCCTATAACAGGTAAAATGGATCACACAGTCTTGGTAAAAATGTATGAAGTTGGTTTGTTAAACTGA
- a CDS encoding DUF5330 domain-containing protein, whose translation MIRFLIKLLLFLFFVFVIISFFVEKPNNDHSPIQRENETIMSDVVIAFKEALKDLRTFCDRNIEACKTGRSFFSSLGERAYYGARAAYKYFGRILDSQNIKSSPDIIFKRETEEST comes from the coding sequence ATGATACGTTTTTTGATCAAATTATTATTATTTTTGTTTTTTGTTTTTGTCATTATTTCGTTTTTTGTAGAAAAGCCGAATAATGATCATTCCCCTATCCAAAGAGAAAATGAGACAATAATGAGTGATGTAGTTATTGCTTTTAAGGAAGCTTTAAAAGATTTACGAACATTCTGTGACCGTAATATAGAAGCCTGCAAAACCGGAAGGTCTTTTTTTAGTTCACTTGGCGAACGTGCATATTATGGTGCAAGAGCAGCATACAAATATTTTGGACGTATATTGGATAGTCAAAATATAAAATCTTCTCCAGATATTATATTTAAGAGAGAAACAGAAGAATCTACATAA
- a CDS encoding SufE family protein, producing the protein MVETIDDIIKNFSFLENWEDRYRYVIELGRELPPFPESARNDAHKVPGCVSQVWLLASRNNSENPILTFQGDSDAHIVRGLIYILLAFYSGKKASEIRNADAEGLFKTLGLNENLTPQRSNGLKSMIERIRNESYA; encoded by the coding sequence ATGGTAGAAACGATCGATGATATTATAAAAAATTTTTCTTTTCTAGAGAATTGGGAAGATCGTTATCGCTACGTGATTGAACTTGGTCGTGAATTGCCACCTTTTCCAGAAAGTGCTCGAAACGATGCTCATAAAGTACCAGGCTGCGTTAGCCAAGTGTGGCTTTTGGCTTCACGCAATAATTCAGAAAATCCAATATTAACATTTCAAGGTGATTCTGACGCCCATATTGTGCGCGGTCTTATCTACATTCTTCTCGCTTTCTATTCAGGTAAAAAAGCCTCTGAAATTCGTAATGCTGATGCTGAAGGACTCTTTAAAACACTTGGTTTAAACGAAAATTTAACACCACAACGATCAAATGGTCTTAAATCAATGATTGAACGAATTCGTAACGAAAGTTATGCATAA
- a CDS encoding MucR family transcriptional regulator, whose translation MEHHPVLETESNLVITLVADIVAAYVSNNSIRPTEVPSLIADVHAAFRKAGNVESTEVEVEKQRPAVNPKRSIFPDYLICLEDGKKFKSLKRHLMTHYGMLPEEYREKWQLDSSYPMVAPNYAKARSALAKEMGLGRKSKRKKNK comes from the coding sequence ATGGAACATCATCCAGTCTTAGAGACTGAAAGCAATTTAGTTATTACATTGGTTGCTGATATCGTTGCTGCCTACGTAAGTAATAATTCTATTCGACCGACTGAAGTACCAAGTTTAATTGCTGATGTTCATGCCGCTTTTCGTAAAGCGGGGAATGTAGAATCAACAGAAGTCGAAGTTGAAAAACAAAGGCCAGCCGTTAACCCAAAACGTTCAATCTTTCCAGATTATCTCATTTGCCTTGAAGACGGAAAAAAGTTTAAATCTTTAAAGCGTCATCTCATGACACATTATGGAATGTTGCCTGAAGAATATCGTGAAAAATGGCAATTGGATAGTTCTTATCCTATGGTGGCTCCTAATTACGCGAAAGCACGTTCTGCTCTGGCAAAAGAAATGGGGCTTGGACGCAAAAGCAAACGAAAGAAAAACAAGTAA